A genomic segment from Falsibacillus pallidus encodes:
- a CDS encoding DUF3231 family protein: MASKNPISSSELGMLWLTFQEKTLILRVLEYFIEKADDQQAKNIMGGLWQELDYYVKKIKDIFKEEGAAIPVGFTSKDVNLNAPKLFDNGFDIMFLRILKEVSMGMYTINLNMSYRDDVMSLYEGLTTITQRVYKLSTLYLLDKGILTVPPHVTMPKTTDFIHEKSYLKGLFTLSEKRPLNDIELGILHHGIETNNIGMQLVTGFAQCSEDKEVKEYFVKGLDLAKQQIKLFQKTLLDSDVQFSATSGCTVTTSTIAPFSQRLMMYCVYLLNGFGLVGSGFGAMFSLRTDLALNNALVSKDIYMYAAEGIRILIKNGWMEEPPQMEDRNGLIGD, encoded by the coding sequence TTGGCATCAAAAAATCCGATTTCTTCATCTGAATTAGGGATGCTGTGGCTAACATTTCAGGAGAAGACGCTGATATTACGAGTGCTCGAATATTTTATCGAAAAAGCCGACGACCAGCAGGCGAAGAATATCATGGGTGGCCTGTGGCAGGAGCTCGATTATTATGTCAAAAAAATAAAAGACATCTTTAAAGAAGAAGGTGCTGCGATTCCGGTCGGTTTTACAAGCAAGGATGTTAACCTCAATGCCCCGAAGCTTTTTGACAATGGTTTTGACATCATGTTTCTCCGAATCCTTAAGGAAGTCAGCATGGGGATGTATACAATCAATTTAAATATGTCCTATCGGGATGACGTCATGTCTCTATATGAAGGGTTAACGACGATTACTCAGCGTGTATATAAACTATCGACTCTCTATCTCCTTGATAAAGGAATTCTAACCGTTCCGCCGCATGTCACTATGCCAAAAACAACAGACTTCATCCATGAAAAAAGTTATTTAAAAGGTTTGTTCACTCTAAGTGAAAAAAGGCCGTTAAATGATATTGAACTGGGGATCCTCCATCATGGTATCGAAACGAATAACATTGGGATGCAGCTTGTCACAGGTTTCGCACAATGTTCTGAGGATAAGGAAGTCAAAGAATATTTTGTGAAGGGGCTTGATTTGGCTAAGCAGCAGATTAAACTCTTCCAGAAAACTTTGCTGGACAGTGATGTGCAATTTTCTGCAACTTCCGGGTGCACGGTTACAACTTCGACGATCGCGCCGTTTTCCCAAAGATTGATGATGTACTGCGTGTATCTTTTGAACGGCTTCGGGCTGGTGGGCAGCGGTTTTGGAGCAATGTTCAGCTTGCGAACCGATTTAGCTTTGAATAATGCTTTGGTATCAAAGGACATTTATATGTATGCAGCGGAGGGAATAAGAATTTTGATCAAAAATGGATGGATGGAAGAGCCTCCGCAGATGGAGGATCGGAACGGATTGATAGGGGATTAG
- a CDS encoding DnaD domain-containing protein: protein MTKCLVHESPILVLPSLAVKAGLNEAIILQQFHYWISSSRHEHEGRKWVYNTYEQWQKQFPFWSISTIRRTIAKLEKDGWIESRNYNKSKLDNTKWYSICYEKLSEVEGIDVEPDHELNQTEQLDESNRTDDLVNMDKPLPESTSENPAENSKQVEDAAQAADPLHFFEVNGFGYPGHYIREKITHWCTDLSKELVVEAMKMALERGVKNWKYAECILINWVDQDIQSLEDVQVLQKKHRESKKQRVPQRKQNKVRVEKIPEWLEKKEEYKQEEKDPILIEKKRKMIEIQQKYQGKENQR from the coding sequence ATGACGAAATGTTTAGTCCACGAAAGTCCGATTCTAGTTCTGCCCTCATTGGCTGTGAAGGCGGGGTTGAATGAAGCCATCATCCTCCAGCAGTTCCATTACTGGATTTCTTCAAGCCGGCATGAACACGAGGGAAGAAAATGGGTGTACAACACCTACGAACAATGGCAGAAGCAATTCCCTTTTTGGTCTATCAGCACAATAAGAAGGACGATTGCGAAGCTTGAAAAAGATGGCTGGATCGAGAGTAGGAATTATAATAAATCGAAATTGGATAACACGAAATGGTACAGCATTTGCTACGAAAAACTATCCGAAGTGGAAGGCATTGATGTCGAGCCTGACCACGAACTGAATCAAACTGAACAGCTCGATGAATCAAATCGGACAGACGACCTGGTCAATATGGACAAGCCATTACCAGAGAGTACTTCAGAGAATCCAGCAGAGAATTCCAAACAAGTAGAAGATGCCGCGCAGGCTGCGGATCCACTTCATTTTTTCGAGGTAAATGGGTTTGGCTATCCTGGCCATTATATTCGGGAGAAAATCACGCATTGGTGCACGGATCTATCGAAAGAGCTTGTGGTAGAAGCAATGAAAATGGCTTTAGAGCGCGGGGTGAAGAACTGGAAATACGCCGAGTGCATTCTCATCAACTGGGTGGATCAGGACATCCAGTCCCTTGAAGATGTACAAGTTTTGCAGAAAAAGCATCGAGAGAGCAAAAAGCAAAGAGTTCCTCAGCGAAAGCAGAATAAGGTACGGGTAGAAAAAATACCAGAGTGGCTGGAGAAAAAAGAAGAATACAAGCAGGAGGAAAAAGATCCAATCTTAATAGAAAAAAAGAGAAAAATGATCGAAATTCAACAGAAGTATCAAGGTAAAGAGAATCAAAGGTAG
- a CDS encoding RNA polymerase sigma factor: MSIQKIESWFHDYHQDIYNFLIYYVGSTDVEDMLQEVFIRALKGIHTFRGDSNPKTWLFSIARNIAVDVKRKEKSDFQKVSALQNQIDVGNVHAATPEEAFELDQRKSELIAAIRTLKQNYQDVIFLRALKEFSIEETAEILGWKTNKVSVTYHRAIKTLRDHLIEKGGYPEWIDL, from the coding sequence ATGTCGATACAAAAAATTGAGAGTTGGTTCCATGACTATCATCAGGATATTTATAACTTCTTGATTTATTATGTGGGATCCACCGATGTAGAAGATATGCTGCAAGAGGTTTTCATCCGGGCATTGAAAGGAATCCATACATTTCGGGGCGACAGCAATCCGAAAACGTGGCTATTTTCGATCGCCAGGAATATAGCCGTGGATGTTAAACGAAAAGAGAAAAGCGATTTTCAAAAAGTATCCGCTTTGCAAAATCAAATCGATGTGGGAAATGTGCATGCCGCTACGCCTGAGGAGGCGTTTGAATTAGATCAGCGCAAAAGTGAGCTGATTGCTGCCATCCGAACGCTGAAGCAAAATTATCAGGACGTCATTTTCCTGCGGGCACTTAAGGAGTTTTCCATTGAAGAAACGGCAGAAATCCTTGGCTGGAAAACGAATAAAGTCAGTGTGACCTATCACAGGGCCATAAAAACACTCCGAGACCATCTCATTGAAAAGGGGGGATATCCTGAATGGATCGATTTATGA